The following is a genomic window from bacterium.
TTCACCACGCGCAATATTCTGTGGCTCCAGTTCCCGTCCCCCTCAAAATACAGCACCGTGTCAACCATGTGCTCCAGTATGCGGGGTCCGGCCAGGGCGCCCTCCTTGGTCACATGGCCCACCAGGACCACGGTCAGGCCCTCCTGCTTGGCCAGGCGCATGAACCCGGCGCTGGCCTCGCGCACCTGGACTATGCTGCCCGGTATACCCTCCACGGCCCCGACATAGACTGTCTGGATCGAGTCCACGATCAGTACGTCGGGCTGAGCCTGCCGCACCGCGGACTCGATCTCCTCGAAACAGGTCTCGGTCAGGAGCAGGAGTCCCTCGGGTGCAGGGACTCCGAGCCTACGGGTGCGCATGCCGATCTGGCCCTCACTCTCCTCGCCCGAGCAGTAGAGCACCCGCACGCCTGTTGCGGCAAGCTTACCCGCGGCCTGGAGCATCAGGGTGCTCTTGCCTATCCCCGGGTCTCCGCCCAGGAGCAACAGCGAGCCGGGGACCAGCCCGCCGCCGAGGATCGAGTCCAGCTCTGCGATCCCGGTCTTGATCCGTGCCGGCTCCGGGCCACCCGCGAGGACCGCGGCCAGGGGACGGGGCCGCGCCCCCCCGGTTCCCGGGGCGGGGGCGCTTCTCGCCCCCGGCGCCTTCGGCGCGGGCGCGGCCCGCTCGGTCAGGCTGTCCCACGCTCCGCAGCTCTGGCAGCGGCCGGTCCATTTCGCCTGGACCGCTCCGCAGGCCGAGCACTCGTACTGGGTTTTGGGCTTGGGCATGAAAGCTCTTTCTATTTACATTCGCAGCCCGCTTGCCGCGTGCCATTCTCTGTCCGGCAGCGCGGCCTGGGCCAGCGCCTCCCCCTTTGACAAAGGGGGAGCGAGGGGGTTGTGTTTTAAAACACCTTCACCCGCACGTATTTCTCCGGGTGCTCGCGCACCTCGGCGATCAGGCTGCGCGCCTCCTGCAGGGCGTCCCGCATGTCGCGGTACAGGCTCTCATCGGCCAGCAGACGGCCCAGGGTGCCCTGGCCTTCCTGAAGGCCGGCCAGAAGACTGTCCAGGCGCGCACCCGAGCTTTCCACATTGGCCAGGGTGCGCCCGACCGCCGCCGAGTTGGCCGCCACCAGCGAGTCCACCCCCTGGGCCGTGGAGTCCACCGAGATCAGGGCACGGCGCACCAGAATGTCGTAATCGGCCAGGTTGCGGCTGAACTCGCGGGTGTTCACCGTGATCTCCCGGATGTTTTCCAGGCTCTCGGTCACCGGGCCGTCCTGGGCGGTCAGGGTGTTGAGACGCTCCAGAAGGGTCTGGGCTTTCTGCATCAGGCTGATCGTGTGGTCGATTATCACCGCACTGCGGACCATGATATCCTCGATGCCGGGGCCCAGCTCGCCCTCGATCTGGCTGCCCGGGGGCAGGGGCGCTCCCTGTCCCAGACTCAGCTCCACGCTGGAGGAGCCGAACACGTCCGTGGCGTTGATCGAGGCCAGTGTGCCCGCGGTCACCGGGACATCCGATTTCACATAGAACTCGACCCAGGCTTTCTGGTCGCGCAGCCCGATCTTGCGCACCCGTCCCACCACCACCCCGGCCGCGGTGACATTGTTCCCCTCGACCAGGCGGCCCACGTTGTTGAATTCGGCGTGGTAGGTTACGCGGTCGCGGGCGGTCAGCACCCCGCGCAGGTAGAACACCGAAACCAGTACCATGACAAAAGCCGTAAGGACAGCTATCCCCACGAGCGTGGCGGCTTTCCGGCTGTTCATCCTCTCTCCTCGGCCCTGGGCCCGGGCGGATCGCGCGGACCCGGCAGGCTCAATGCACGGCGGTCAGCGGCCCCACCGCCCGTCCTTCCAGGAACTGGCGCACAGCGGGGTCCGTGCTGGAGCGAAGCTCATCCCCGCTCCCGTCGAAATAAATCCTGCCGTCCAGCAGGAAACAGAAACGCGTGCCAACCTTGAGCGCGCTGGCCACATCGTGGGTCACCACCACACTGGTCACTCCCAGGTTGCGGCGGGTGTCCACGATCAGGTCGTTGATCGAGTCCGCGGTGATCGGGTCGAGCCCGGTGGTCGGCTCATCGTACAGGATCACCTCGGGGTTCATGGCGATGGCCCGGGCCAGTCCCACGCGCTTGCGCATCCCGCCCGACAGCTCGGCCGGCATGCGTCCCTCCACGCCCGACAGTCCCACCGCCTCCAGGCGCTCGCGCACCACCGCGGCTATTTCCTGTTCGGACATTTTCGTATGACGGTGCAGAGCGGCCGAGACATTCTGGCCCACGCTCATCGAGTCGAACAGGGCCGCGCTCTGGAACAGCATGCCGAAACGTTTGCGCACCTCGTTCAGACAGTTGCGGCTCATCCCCTCCAGCGGCGCGCCGTCGAACAGCACCTGCCCGCTGTCCGGCCGCATCAGGCCGATCATGTGCTTGAGGATCACGCTTTTGCCCGCCCCGCTGCGGCCCATTATCACCAGGGTCTCGCCGCGGCGCACTTGCAGATCCAGACAGTTCAGCACCGCCTGACCGCCCAGGCGCTTCGTCACCCCGCGCAGCTCGATTATCGCCGCCTCGCTCATGGCACGACCTCCCGCGCCGACCTCTCCCTTTGACAAAGAGGGACTGAGGGGGATTTGATCATATGGATCGGGCACGGCGCTCCGCGCCGCTACAGCCGATCTTCCAGATTAAGGGCTGGCCCCAGTCTCCCCTCCCTGGACGCGAAAACCATACACAAAAACAAACCACGTCTCATTGGGTCGGGAACAGGATCAGGGCCAGGATATAGTCGAAGATCAGCACCAGAAGGCAGTTGGTCACCACGCTGCGCGTGGTGGTCTGGCCCACCCCGGCCGCGCCTTGGGGCGCATAATAGCCGTAGCAGCAGCCCACCGTGGCCACTGTCAACCCGAACACCAGCGACTTGATCACCCCGCTGTAGATATCCCAGGGCAGCACGAACTGGCTGATCCCCTGCATGAATATCTGGCGGCTCATCTCCAAGTAGATCATGCAGATCATGTACGCCCCGCCGATAGCGATAGCGCTGCTGTAGACCACGATCACCGGCATCATGATCATCCCGGCGATCACGCGCGGCAGCACCAGGAAGCGCACCGGGTCGAGAGCCATGGTCTCCATGGCGTCGATCTGCTCGGTCACGCGCATGGTGCCCAGCTCCGCCGCAATCGAGGCTCCCACCCGTCCCGACAGCACCAGGGCGGTCAGCACCGGCGACAGCTCGATTATCACCGATTTGCCGATCGCCGCGCTGATGAACAGGTCGGGCACGTACTGCTCCACCTGGTAGCTGGTCTGCACGGCTATCACCATTCCGGTGAACAGGCTGGTCACCGCCACCAGGGGCAGCGAGGCGATCCCGATCCGCATCATCTGCTCGACCAGCTCGCGCCGCACGCTCCACACCCGTGGCAGCTCCAGCGCCGTCCGGCCCATCAGGCCGGCCGACTCTCCCAGGCGGGTCAGGCTCTCCAATACCCGCTCGCCGAGCTGCTGAAAAAGGCCGACCATGCTCAGTACGCCTCCGCATCCTCCCGGAAACTGACATTCCGGAACGTGGTGAACTCCTTGATAAAGGTCAGCTCCACGGTGCCGGTCGGGCCGTTACGGTTCTTTTCCACGATTATCTGGGCCAGGTTCTCGGTGCTTTTGCCGTCCTGCTCGGTGATGTCATACATCTCGGGACGGTAGATGAACACCACCAGGTCGGCATCCTGCTCGATCGCGCCGGACTCGCGAAGGTCGGCCAGTTGCGGGCGGCGGTCCTGACGGCCCTCCACGGCGCGGGAAAGCTGGCTCAGGGCGATCACCGGGATATCCAGCTCCTTGGCCAGGGCCTTGAGCGAGCGGCTGATCATGCTGATTTCCTGCTGGCGGCTCTCGATGCGGCCCGCGGTGCGCACCAGCTGCATGTAATCGATAACCACCAGCCCGATGTTCTCCATTTTCTTGAGCCGGCGGCTCTTGGCCCGTATTTCCAGCACGGATATCTCGGGGGTGTCGTCGATGAACATCGGGGCGTCGAACAGGCGGTTGGCGGCCTGGTTCAGGTTGTGCCATTCAAGATCGGTCAGCTTGGCCGTGCGCATTTTGCCCACCGGCACGTGCGAGATGGAGCTCAAGAGGCGCTGCACCAGCTGCTGCTTGCTCATTTCCAGGCTGAACACGGCCACCGGCACCGGCTCGGGGTGTTTGTTCGTGCCCAGGGCCAGGTTCAGGCCCACATTCAGGCAGAATGAGGTTTTGCCCATGCCCGGGCGTCCGGCCACGATGATAAGGTCGGATTTCTGAAGGCCCACGGTCAGCTTGTCCAGGTCGAAAAACCCGGTGGGCACGCCGGTCATCTCGATGTTGTGGTGGGTGCGGTATTCGATGTCGTTGATGATGTCGTGGATGATCGGCCGGATGGGCGAAAAGCCCTCCTTGAGACGGAAATCCTGGATCTGGAAAATCCGCTCCTCAGCCGAGTCGATCATCCGGTCCACGTCCTCCACCGGCTGGTAGGACTCCTGGATGATCGTGGTGCAGCTTTCGATCAGGCGGCGCAACATGAACTTTTCGCGCACGATCTGGGCATGGTGGCCCACATTGGCCGCCGTGGCCACCGAGCCGGCCACTTCGAAGATGAACGGCGCCCCGCCGATATCCTCCAGCGCGCCGTCCTTGCGCAACTGCTCGGAGAGGGTCACCGGGTCGACATCCACGCTCTTTTCGTACAGGCTGACCACGGCCGAGAACAGCCGCCGGTGTGGCTCGCTGTAGAAACACTTGTCGTGCAGCAGCTCCACCGCCTGACCGATAGCCTCGCGGTCCATCAGCATCGCGCCCAGCACGCTGGCCTCTGCCTCGCGCGAGAACGGGATGCTGCGGCTGTAGTCCGCGGCGATAGCCGCCAGGGCGGCGCTCTCGCCGCCGGGGGTGTCGGATTTCTTCTTAGCCATGCATAATCCGATGAAAATAATAAGAAAAGCCCAGACGCCAATAATACCTACTGAATAAAGAAAACATTTCAGGTAGTTCTCTTTGGAGATGATCCAATCAGGTGAAAGCTGAAAGAGTTTGCATCATCCTCTACCGCCAATCCCAAATCTTTTCGAACCGCAAGTACAAGTTCTTTGAGCAAATTATCGTGGTTTACTTGCGATCTGTTCGTATTTGAAAATTTAGTTTCATCATGAAAAGCCATCAACGCCGAGATCACATATTGTGGTGCGGCAAGCACTATTGTATTTGCCGCCAGCGCAAATCGCATATTGGCGTCGTCTTTGTCAATCCCATCAACAGCAAGGTCGGAAATAGACGAAAAAGAACCTTATAATGATTCAATTTCTCATGCTGCCATTGAACCTTGAGTTCATGCCTCTTTGTTAGATAAAAAGTCAAAGCGGCGACAATTATGCTTGTGGATGCAGCAATAATTGCAACTGCTATTTCTACGCCCATAATGGAAGCCTCAACGTTTACTCACAGATAGCAGATATTGCCTGCG
Proteins encoded in this region:
- a CDS encoding AAA family ATPase; translated protein: MPKPKTQYECSACGAVQAKWTGRCQSCGAWDSLTERAAPAPKAPGARSAPAPGTGGARPRPLAAVLAGGPEPARIKTGIAELDSILGGGLVPGSLLLLGGDPGIGKSTLMLQAAGKLAATGVRVLYCSGEESEGQIGMRTRRLGVPAPEGLLLLTETCFEEIESAVRQAQPDVLIVDSIQTVYVGAVEGIPGSIVQVREASAGFMRLAKQEGLTVVLVGHVTKEGALAGPRILEHMVDTVLYFEGDGNWSHRILRVV
- a CDS encoding MlaD family protein, with protein sequence MNSRKAATLVGIAVLTAFVMVLVSVFYLRGVLTARDRVTYHAEFNNVGRLVEGNNVTAAGVVVGRVRKIGLRDQKAWVEFYVKSDVPVTAGTLASINATDVFGSSSVELSLGQGAPLPPGSQIEGELGPGIEDIMVRSAVIIDHTISLMQKAQTLLERLNTLTAQDGPVTESLENIREITVNTREFSRNLADYDILVRRALISVDSTAQGVDSLVAANSAAVGRTLANVESSGARLDSLLAGLQEGQGTLGRLLADESLYRDMRDALQEARSLIAEVREHPEKYVRVKVF
- a CDS encoding ABC transporter ATP-binding protein encodes the protein MSEAAIIELRGVTKRLGGQAVLNCLDLQVRRGETLVIMGRSGAGKSVILKHMIGLMRPDSGQVLFDGAPLEGMSRNCLNEVRKRFGMLFQSAALFDSMSVGQNVSAALHRHTKMSEQEIAAVVRERLEAVGLSGVEGRMPAELSGGMRKRVGLARAIAMNPEVILYDEPTTGLDPITADSINDLIVDTRRNLGVTSVVVTHDVASALKVGTRFCFLLDGRIYFDGSGDELRSSTDPAVRQFLEGRAVGPLTAVH
- a CDS encoding ABC transporter permease, coding for MVGLFQQLGERVLESLTRLGESAGLMGRTALELPRVWSVRRELVEQMMRIGIASLPLVAVTSLFTGMVIAVQTSYQVEQYVPDLFISAAIGKSVIIELSPVLTALVLSGRVGASIAAELGTMRVTEQIDAMETMALDPVRFLVLPRVIAGMIMMPVIVVYSSAIAIGGAYMICMIYLEMSRQIFMQGISQFVLPWDIYSGVIKSLVFGLTVATVGCCYGYYAPQGAAGVGQTTTRSVVTNCLLVLIFDYILALILFPTQ
- the dnaB gene encoding replicative DNA helicase — its product is MAKKKSDTPGGESAALAAIAADYSRSIPFSREAEASVLGAMLMDREAIGQAVELLHDKCFYSEPHRRLFSAVVSLYEKSVDVDPVTLSEQLRKDGALEDIGGAPFIFEVAGSVATAANVGHHAQIVREKFMLRRLIESCTTIIQESYQPVEDVDRMIDSAEERIFQIQDFRLKEGFSPIRPIIHDIINDIEYRTHHNIEMTGVPTGFFDLDKLTVGLQKSDLIIVAGRPGMGKTSFCLNVGLNLALGTNKHPEPVPVAVFSLEMSKQQLVQRLLSSISHVPVGKMRTAKLTDLEWHNLNQAANRLFDAPMFIDDTPEISVLEIRAKSRRLKKMENIGLVVIDYMQLVRTAGRIESRQQEISMISRSLKALAKELDIPVIALSQLSRAVEGRQDRRPQLADLRESGAIEQDADLVVFIYRPEMYDITEQDGKSTENLAQIIVEKNRNGPTGTVELTFIKEFTTFRNVSFREDAEAY